CCATAAGCAGGGACGGAAAGGCATGGTTACTGCTAGCGGCGTTCCCCCTTCCTACAGCCCGAGCCGGGCGCTAAGGGCGGTATATTTTAATAACATCTTTGATGACCCGTCGGCAGATTGGGCAGCAGGCGTTGAGTTGCTTCTTCAGCTTAAGACCACAGGTGTTGCAGAGGCACATGTGTCCGCAGGTGTAGATCACTGTGTCCACCTCATTGTCAAAGCAGACGGTGCATTCCCCGTTCTTGCTGCTTGATGGCTCTGGAGGGGGGAAAACGGGAGAGATGGGGGGGCTCAGGGGAGAGCTGGGAGCAGTCACtgtgaaggaggaagaaggaacaAGGTCATTTAGTCACCAGGATGGTATAGATCTGACAACATACAACATGCACACCCTCAAGTGAATTTTTTAAGGCTCTTCCTTCCTTAGTCATTGCCTGGTTTGTTTGGGCAAATAAATCCCAGTGTATTCTTATTAGTAGGACAGGTACAGCTCTGGGCAGAGCCTGTTGTCCCTTTTCTACAGATGGGGCAAAGCATGGCTTGCCTGGGCTTACCCAAGCAGGGCTGTGATTTTGCACATCCATTCATGGTGTGAGTGCTCCATGCAGGGCGTCTCGCTGGCCACGCTGTGCAGCTGTGGCACAGTGTAACAGCGGTGTGTGCCAGGGATGGTACTGGGCAGGGCACCCAGGGCTGTCTGCCTGagacccaaacaccagcacatgAGCATTTCCATGGGCATCCCTCCAGCACTAGAGCCGTGGCAGCGCAGAATGCAGCAGTCTGGGTGGTGTAAGATCCCCAGACATGATACCACACCCGCCCCTCTGTTGaaccactgctgctgcagcaagggCAGCCCCACATGGACCACTTCCATTAGACAGACTGACAAAGTGGGAAGCAACATACAGCTCTTCTACAGGGTGTGAAAAGCTTCCTATCGCTTGGTGTTTTCTTCCAATTATTCCTGTTGGCCTCACAGGAGATGTACCATCTCCCCCCGAACCGTGCCGCGCTGTCTTGCACAGCATCGTCTCTCAGCCCAGATTCCTGTCTTGGCACAGCTGGCAGAGCCACGTGCCGAGGGCTGGGCTCTCCTTACCGAGCGATGACTCTGAAGCAGACGATGACCTGTTGACACTGAAGGCCATGTCCGAGTCGCTGTCGTACTGCGAGCCGCCGGGGGATCCTGAGGGAGAGACGGTCACTGGGCTGGACTGCACAGTGCCTGCAAACACAGGAGAGAGCTGAGCCTGCTGCGGGGCTGACGGACATCCAAACCCCAGGTAAATGCCCCTCAACCCAGTGAGCTGCTCCCATCCCATGTGCACAACCTGCTTTAGGAGAAAGCCCAGCTGCTGAGTTAAGTGCTGCCCCTCAGTAATGACACAGGTGCATGATTTTGGATGTGACATCCAGAGCCCGGACCTCACTATGAAACTACAATTTCTGTTCAGTGCTTCACTGCAGTGAGCACCAGGTTATCTGACAGCCATCACCTGGGGTGTAAAGTCACTTCCCCATGGTTCCAATCTCTCCAGCAGCAGCCGCCTCAAGCTATCACTGTCTCACTGTCAGGTCAGGGGCAGCAGGGAAAGGACATtgctttaaatgagaaaaacctGCTTTACAAAGTCATCAACATCTGCTTTTCTGACAGAATCATAAAtaagaggaaaggagaagcaCTGTAACTGGTCACCAGCAACAGATCAAAAGTGACATCTGATACCCAAGCTGTGGCAGTGCTTGGGGAGTGATTACTGTCTGTCAGCAAAACGCATGCTTAAACCAGAGCTGTGCTCACAAAAATCATCGCCCTTACCGAGGCAGGAGTTTAACACCTGTTGGTTGGAATAGTGGGTTTATAAAGAATCCCTTTTAAAAGCAAACCCTCTAAAACCCAGCTGTCCCCTCCACAGGCATCCCTGCCTCCCTACCTGCTGCTTATTTTGTCTCTCAAGTCTCATCATTTTCTGGGAGACTTATATAGGCTGCATACATCTATGTGACAGCTACCATGTCTTGCTCACTCTTGTTTGCAAACACAAGGTGAGATCAGGAGCTGCTTACTCACATCGGTGACTGCCTGCTAAAGGCAACACTGCGAATGCAAACCCATAACTCTTGTTCTCACCCAGGAAATGCCACCAGCCAGGTGCTCCCCATTATCATTTCTTTTGGCTGCACTTACCCAATATTTTGAGCTGGTTGATTACACCGTGGATTGTAAAAAACACCCAGAGAGACTGTGAGGTGTCCACACACATTAGCATTCCTCGGCTGGCTCCGTTCACCCCATGGTGCACCTCTCCATTCGGCAAGACCATGAAACTGAGAATGTCGCCACTGTTGAGGACTGGGAACGCTCGGTAAACCACCCAGTACTCCTTGCGGTCCAAGAGAAAGTCTGGATCTGCCGGGAGCTCATTTGTCCTTAAAGTACTCGGATCACAAGAAGTGATGCCAAATGAAAGAGCCCCGTAGTATGGCAACCCAAGATGTCCTACTTCCACAAAGAGGCTTTCACCAATGTGCAAAGGCCGGTCAGAAAACACCAAAGTCCTATTGCTTTCTTGCCAGTTGGTGCACGCAACCATCCGGTCCTGAGAAAAGGTGATGTCAGGTCCGCGGGTGGGGTGGAATCGCAGGTCTGTGTCCAGAAAGGCAGGGACCCCCTGGGCACGCTGCCGTCGGTTTGGGCAACAGGGGATGATGTGGTTGTCTGTCGCAAGTCCTGGTACCCGACTTAGGTTTAGGTTTGCAATTTTGGCCACCACTTGGTTATTCTCCAGTTCGTTGTTATTGAAGTTGGCTGAATCATGGTTGCTCTGTGGAAGGCAAGTGCTGAGACGGGCAGTGCTGAGACGAGCAGTGGTCATGGTCTCTGCAAACATGCTATCTGTGAGACAAACCCAGTGATAAGGGACATTAGTCAAGATACAACTGCCTGCTTTTATGGTTACAATTGTTATTATTCCAGACTACAGATTATCTGAATTCTGTTCCTCTGAAtggaaaaaacaatggaaaaattaGCCTGAGGTCAACCACTAATGAACAGCTAGTGGTGGAGAGTCGCATGTGGAGCAGACAGCAGGCAGAGAAGTAGCTGCATGTTGGCACTAGCTGAGGAAAAACAAGTGTTATGAAGCACCCATGCAATCTGGGAGCTCCTTGCACTGGTGAACTGCGAAAAACTGTAAACCAGTGCAGTCCTACAGCCTTCTCAGTAGTGGGGTCTAATAGCTTTGAGGTTGCTCTGTAGAAGAAGGAAACTTCTCAATATCTTGTTGTCCAAAGGTCTTGTGCAAGCCAAATCCACAAAACGGTGATGGGTGAAGGGCAACAAGCATGACTATCTATTCTTTTCACACTCCTTGTCATAGCCTTACAGCTGTGAGGTGTCTAGGCACAGGTGTGTCCAAGAGAGGTTACTTTCAAGACTCATATCTCAGGTGTGTTCACACCACTGCAGAGATTTTTCATCAAGTGCTTGTCACAAAAGCTACTTGCCACAGGTGTTACAAAGATTTTTACAGTAGAGTTATTTTCCCCTTTCACAGCAAAGGGAAAGTCAGGATGCTGACTCTTAATTAATTTCCCAGATTTTCACCTTGGCCATGCCAGGCTGGGGGGAGATTTAAAGGTGTGGGGAAGTTTGGGAGTACCCTTCATTCTACACCCAGCACTGCCCAGGGCGGCTTAGACACTTCACTCTGGAGGTAAGGCATCAACCATCTGAGCAAAGTCAAAGTGCATGGAAGTTAAGAGCATGCATGAATGAAACAGACTCCTGGTCCTCCCAAAGATGAAGAGGGTAGAAGCATCCTCTCACCAATGCTGCCTGCTCCTTGGAGGAGAAAATCACCAGACTTTtaccaaaaaagaaagaacactCAAATCCATCCAGCAGCTGCAAAGCAGAGGCTGCTTTCACTCAGAAGCCCATGCAGGACAGGCCACTGCTGTAGGCTGATGGCTGGACCAGTTGCTTCTCACAAGCACAGGGTATCTGGCAAGAAACGCTCCCACACAGGAGTAAGACATTGATCTAAGTTTCATGATGCTGAAAGATGCATTTTGTACATCTCTATTTCAGCTATATTTGACATCTTTCATGACTTGCAAAATTTTGAGAGGAAGAGACAGAGAGACAAACGTGTCCACTGCAACAGCACCACATCTGTAGCAAGGAGGCTGGGTCCTCTGGTGCCCCAGAAGGATGAGCACCACCCTAATTCCTGGGGCAGTTTGTGCAGCTTGGTACTTTGATCCAAAAAAAGAATCAGAGTACAGGTGCCCTCAGGCTGAGTCTTTCACTCTACACACTTGGATGCTGCAGGCAGGACTAGGGGATGGGGGCAGAAAtaagctgcattttctttttctagctaTAATTTGATGAGGAAGAAGGACTGCTCTTGTGAAGCAGCTGCACTGGCCAATACAACAAACACTCCCTCACCTCTGTGATGAGCACCAGAGGCTGGAGTGTGTCACAATTGCAATTACAGAATAAGCTACTGGTCAGGTTTAATTACACATctgaggcagagcaggcagggcaggcaaaGTGTTGTTTATATGTAGCCTTCTCACTTGTAAAATAATTGGTACCATTTGGAAGAATATGTACTGAAGCTGCCTGCCCACTGGACTAACCATTTCACAGCTTATCACTGGTGTCTGCTTGGTATGAGGATGGAGGCACCATCCCCTCGAGCAGGTGCAGTTTAGTTTGGCTGTTAAAACTGAATCAGCTCCTAGGAGCCTCTGGAAAAGGACaacacttgtattttaaaaagattccCTGTGGTGTAGGCCAGTTCAAACCACTCCATCTAACATGGAATTAATTTGAGATTTCAATACCGTAAAAGTCACGAAAGTCATTCCATGGCAATCGGCTCGGTTTGCTAATGGAAACAAATTCATCCCCTCTTGCAGCCCTCCTCAAGGATGATGCTCGTAAAACAGCCAGTCACCACCTGAATACCGCGATCTGCTTAGGGGTGAGGGGAGATGTGGCACGCAGTGGCAAGGAGCCTTAAGCACACAGGAGCTCATGCTACTCTTCAGCTGGCCATCTGCATTCTGTGCTGCAGTCAGTGCTTTGTAGACATGCAGTGATGCCTGTGTGTAAGGGAAGGATAAGTCTGGTTACGTCTGCAAGCACAGCTTGTTAAACTGCCAGTCTAGGTGGGGACCCAGACCAGGAGTtgagagaggggctggggaagggcaccAGAAAACTCTTGGGGAATGGGTGGTAGTTTTCCAGTGGACTGGCAGTAACTGGTAGCTGTGAAAGAACAGGGGAATCCAGAACTGGTCACCTTTGTCTCTTCAAAGAGACCTTGGACCTTGCTGTAAGCAGCACCATGTTCTTCCTCACCATAGCAGCACATCTAGCTCATAAAAATCTGGGTAAAGTTAAATGTAATGATTTCCATTTATGCCTTCACATGGCTGCTATAATGCACAGCCTTAGGACTTTCCATCACTGACATCTCTGAAATATATTGCTTTCTGGATCCCCACTGCTGGCAAAAGAAAAATGGTTAATTCCTCCAGGTACAAAACCAAGAGTGAATTAGTTTTCTTAAGTGTCCTATAGAAATGACCAGCCAGATACATCATGCATATTTTCTACACGATTATGCCTCTGTGGAAAGAGCAACCAGAAGAGCGAGCCACAGGCCAAAACACACTTACCTAGTATTTGCACTTCATGGGTAATTCCATAGACATCTATGAGTGCCCAGAGGGGACCAGAAACTTTAATACCACAGTGAAACAATATTGGCTCCTCATCATTAATACTGTAGAAGACTCTCCCATGACGGTCAACCCAGAAGGCCAAGATATTGTCTCTCACGGCAAACCTCTCTGGCAAAGCTTTGGCCCAGTATCCAGGTCGGGTCACTAGGTCCGGACAGGCGTACTTTGGTATCTCATCAGAGCTCATCTGCGATGGGTCATGAATGGTAAAGCCGAAGCGCAGGGCCCCACTCCAGCCGTGGTGCACAGCCACCAGTTTCAGCCTGACTTTCTCGTAGAGGTGGATGGGCCGGTTGGTGAAGGTGACCCCGTTGCAGAAACTGTTCCTCCGCGTGGCCTTGCGGGAGTGAGCATCCAGCCGCACGTTCTTGCCTTTGGCTTGGGAGTGGAAACGCGGTGGCTCTGTGATAGTGAGGACCGAGCGTCTCTCATGGCTGCTGTTGGGCAAACTGTAGTAGGGACGGCTGGAGACGGAGCGGGTCTGGTGGCTTGTGTCTGCAAAAGGAGAACCAGCGGCTCTGTCAGAAGTGCTTGACCTGAGCCATATGTTAGCTCAGCCTGGGCAACTGCAACTGGCTTGCCCCCTGTGCTTTGCATTATTCGCTAGGAACTGCACTATTTAATCTTAAACTGTTGTGCCTGGCCACACTCTGCTCTTTGTTGCACCAATTTGGCCCTCGGCTTTATGCAAATGTGAGGTAAATGTAGCTCTTGGGGCAGAGGTTAGGCAACTTCCCTTCTACGCCCTGCAAAGCTGGATGAAACCAAACATCCCTTTGTTCCTATCAGATGCATCCTATTGCACTTGGAAAGGCCTAACACTTGTGACTGTGGCTCTAAGTTTCCTATTTACAATGTATGTGCTGTTACATCACCAGCTGGTGGCCAGAGTCACACCATCTCTGAGAACTGCGGCTGTTAAGATCAGAGATGCCCAAGGTGAACATGGATGTAGGATACTAATTTTAGTGGGACATTCAGCCACTGGCTTCTCTGTCCCTTAATTTTGTAAGGATAAACAGGAGCTTTTGGACAACACAAATAAACCCAAGACTCCAGTTTAGCAGCTGGAGCATCACCTCTGCATCACCAGACTGTTCTTCCAAAAATTTTAACCCAGCCCCTGGTTCAGATATCAGATGCAACTGGCACATTAAGGAACATTTCATCTCGCAAAGCCTTGCCTTTATGCAGAACCTCCCATTTGAGCTCAAAGCACTTTAGAAATGATGATTGTTTTCAGCTTCACAGCACCACAGATGGCACAGAAATCCTGCCATCCTCGTTTTACAGATGGGAGAAGGAGAATTTATGGGTGAGATCTTGCAGCATTTAAAGTCAATAGCAATTTCAAGACCAATTTCAAGAAAAGCAGATTTGAGGCCTAAAGTGAAGTTCACACAAGCATGAAGTAGAAATGAAAAAAGCTCAACTTTTAATCTTAAGCCTTAGCTATAAGTCCCCTGAGGCAGGGACAATCTCTTTTACATATCCCTGAATACATGGCGTCTTGCTCCAGGACCAGGGCTCCCatgaccaccaccaccaccaccatggtGTCATAGGTCCTTCGATCTCCCTGTTTCCTACCCACTCCACCTTTCCTTCTCTTTACACCTGGCTTTATAGATTTTTAGAGCAAAAATGAAAGGCATCCTGGGTGCTCAAAGTCATCCTGTTAAATATAAAACTGCATCACAtgcacacatttattttgaaatattttgccaAGTTTAAAGCTTTAGAAGCTGCCTGCCTGGCCCTTCCTTCAAGCTGCTTCCTCCCTGTCTGCAACCTCTGGCTTTGCTTTGTGACAAGGGAAGGATTTTCTGATGCTTTCCTCTCATGGAAAGTCACGCCAGAAGATGCTGGGAGCTCAGCTGGGGAAGCTGTCAGGAGAGCTGGAGTTGTGAGACCTTTATTTGCAAGCAAAACCATACCAGGTAGGGCAGCGAGAGGCTGGAACTTTCATTTGCATCTAAACTAACTGAGGCTCTAAGCAACCACTGCCTTTGTGACTGTGAGAGAGGAGGGGTTGCAGGCAAGATCTGAACACAGGATTAGCCTGTGAAATCAGGCATCTGCAACAGGAGTCAAAGAGCTACAAAGGCAAAAAGCTCCTGTTTGCATCAAGACAAAAAGGGCAATCCTAAATCATGACAGGCAAGCGCAGTGGCTAAATAAAAGGTCTTTTGTATCTCTTCATTTGTACTGCACGTGACAATCGCTGCACAGCACAAGGTAATGGTTAATCCTATCGTACACTACTGTAAATAAATACATCCTTGCTCTTACAACCAGTGGGGGGTTTGCCGTTTCCATGCCAGGGCCATGAAGACAGAGTCCCAAGGGAGATGGGGAGCAGGGAAGCCCCCCCGGGTGTTAAATCCCCTGGGGACAgtccccctgcccagcacacCGCCTCTGCTCATGGCAGCACTGCAGGCCAGGCTTCCCCACAGGCTCTTCCAGTTCAGGAGGGGGTTCCCTGGGTATGTGGGGTCAGCCATGGTCATGCTTGCAGGAGGTATGGGTATTTCTCTTGGGTATTTCCAGGAGAAATCTCATTTCCTGCCTCCTAAAGAGCTGAAATGCAGAAGATGGCTGCTCTCAGCACAGACCCACCCGTGGCTCATGTGGGTGCTGCTCCACGTGTCTGCCTGCAAATACTCCCGACAaatgatgctgctgctgcagaggaaatGTGGTTTGGGGTTTCCTTAGCAGAGAGAGGCATGGGGGCATGAACTCAGCCAGCACACAGTGCTGGGTGAGTGATCCCGAGCAGTGAGGGGTGAATCCTCTCCTGGCTATACTTTCCCACACCAGCTCCCCATTTTCCATCTGGATTCACCGGAGCCTTTGTGCCATTCAGCTGGGATGTGGGTTAAGCAAAGCCACGGAtgggtgctgccagcacagtCTCCAAGAGGCTCCTCTGGGACCCAGTGGGCTCAGTGCTGCTCTTTAGCATCACACCCCACTTTGCTGGGCAACAGCCTCCCCGTGTAGAGAAGCCCTCATTTTATAATCCAtcaagctgcatttttttctagaATAGTTAAAAACAACTCCCCTGTGAAAGCAAGTGCCCTGGCCTCAATGTCCCCGTCTTGgccaggagaaggaaggagggaagagagcTTTTGTTCTCCACTATCACAAGAATCCCCTACTTTCCActccctgggcagcaccagcCTTCCTCCCACATCAACCTGCCAGAGAAAAGACACGTGTAAAGACTGAGAGCAGCAGGACACACTCCCCCCACGGCTCCTGGGCAGGTACTTCTCACTCTGCTTTTGGAGAGTGTGGAGGACCGAGGCAGGAGTGACAGCGACAGCAACACAACTGATGGAAGAGCAATGACATGGGCACCGACTTCAAACGCAGCTCTGGGTCCACCCTGCCAGAGAGGAACTCGGGGCGGgggtttggtgctttttttgttgtttttttaaaaacaggaaagcaTATTGTGGCTAAACAATAGGAAAatctccagaaggaaatgaaTGGATAATTTATTTATAACGCCGTTCCCCCCTCACATGAACACCTGCTGGTTGCCACCAGGACTAAAACCTGACATAACCCAAGGCAAGGGAGTCAGAGCTTTCCCACTGAAACATGCCTGAAGCGGAGCTTGGGCATGTGCTTTACCCATTATGTACTGACGGGGACTAGGCAAGTTCAACAGGATGTTTGTGACTTTGAATTAATTGCCCTAATTTGTGGCTCGGCTTCCATAGTTTGGATCACATTTCAGTCCCTCTGCTACGTCtccaaaccccctcctctcctgTCTGTGCCTTCCTACCCAAAAGACTGTCAGTAGGACAAGGACAGCCAAGCTTGTGGCATAAATGCCACCTTACCCAAGGGTGCCTGATGCTGTGACAGGCAGCTAAGAGCTACGCCAACTCTTTTTGTCATCTATGAGATTCCTATAATGCTTTGAGcaagtaatttcttctctttatGCCTCACTTCCCTGCCTAAGAGAGAGTAATAGTATTCTTCTACCTTGCAGGAAGctaaaaggattaaaaaatgtAAGGTTCTTAAATACTTCAAATCCCTGAGCCCTGTAAGCATGTCAGCAGGCTGGCTAGATCATCAAATGGGACTCGAATCCACTGGGTCCCCCTGGGTGATGTCTTGAGCTCTCATCCagtattttgcttcttttaaTTCCAGAGTTTTCCATTTTTCATCCCTACTCTCACCAACTGCAAACATGTTGCTCACATCATGAGTCCCTCAAATGCACAAGTGGGGCTTTAGCAAATATGAAgccaggaaaagggaagaaaaagctgaaCTGAAGGATTAAGAATGGTGCAGGGCTCCTCACTGAAACCTGCAAAAGAAACCCTTTTGGCAAGGCAGCATTTCCATCCACGTCCTTATGGTGTCACACAGGCGGCACTGAAACAGGTTTGGTTTATGGGGGCCCATGCTCTCAACTGAAAGCAGCTACACACATCTGAAACTTCACCTACTTTCCTAAAGGCCAGCACATTTATTTCTTAGGTTATGCTGACCTTTGGAGAGGTATTTT
This genomic interval from Athene noctua chromosome 12, bAthNoc1.hap1.1, whole genome shotgun sequence contains the following:
- the NEURL1B gene encoding E3 ubiquitin-protein ligase NEURL1B; protein product: MGNTVHKTLADTSHQTRSVSSRPYYSLPNSSHERRSVLTITEPPRFHSQAKGKNVRLDAHSRKATRRNSFCNGVTFTNRPIHLYEKVRLKLVAVHHGWSGALRFGFTIHDPSQMSSDEIPKYACPDLVTRPGYWAKALPERFAVRDNILAFWVDRHGRVFYSINDEEPILFHCGIKVSGPLWALIDVYGITHEVQILDSMFAETMTTARLSTARLSTCLPQSNHDSANFNNNELENNQVVAKIANLNLSRVPGLATDNHIIPCCPNRRQRAQGVPAFLDTDLRFHPTRGPDITFSQDRMVACTNWQESNRTLVFSDRPLHIGESLFVEVGHLGLPYYGALSFGITSCDPSTLRTNELPADPDFLLDRKEYWVVYRAFPVLNSGDILSFMVLPNGEVHHGVNGASRGMLMCVDTSQSLWVFFTIHGVINQLKILGTVQSSPVTVSPSGSPGGSQYDSDSDMAFSVNRSSSASESSLVTAPSSPLSPPISPVFPPPEPSSSKNGECTVCFDNEVDTVIYTCGHMCLCNTCGLKLKKQLNACCPICRRVIKDVIKIYRP